The DNA segment CTCCGCTCCAAGCACATCGCACTTCTGCAGGCTGTCCGTTCCAcgggtaaaaaaataattatgggATAATGCTACACATATCGCCTACAGCcgagctagcacatgattggcgcgacagtatctcgcggcgagatgaCTACACgtagacgggtagtctatcttccgcgagatactgtcccgtctgtacccgtctttttctaactatgttaatcaAAGAGGTACGTGTAATCTatgtcgccgcgagatactgtcgcacgAATCATGTGCTAGACCTACAAGTATTTAATAAGCCCAATAAGGCATGTAGTAGTTGTAGTATAGTGCTAAAGATAAAAGAATACCTTAAGGCGCGAAATGCTATGCCTTTGTCTATGGATGTACCCATTTGAACATTTTTTCAGTGACGAAACCAAAGCAATCTGGGCTTCCATAGGAGCACTCTTAGAAGATCCAGCTCTGTTGAAAAACTTCGAAAAGGCTTTCGATGGCATAGCAGTTGATGCGACGAGAaggtaaattataaataaataattaggtatacgGATTTAGCTTGCTTAAAGATTCTTCCCAATTCTCTGTTTTACGTTAGTATTCCTATCAGAAATAAAAATCCACGTTACGTATCCATTCCACTATCTCGTGCAGTTTTCGGggacattaataaataataaataaatattataggataatatattattacacaaattgactaagccccacggtaagctcaagaaagcttgtgttgtgggtactcagacaacgatatatataatatacaaatacttaaatacatagaaaacaaccatgactcagaaacaaatatctgtgctcatcacacaaataaatgcccttactgggattcgaacccaggaccgcggctcacaggcagggtcactacccactaggccagaccggtcgtcgacaTTTTTATTAGAATAGTAATGCTACTTGGGTACccatacccactaggccagaccggtcgtcgacaTTTTTATTAGAATAGTAATGCTACTTGGGTACccatacccactaggccagaccggtcgtcgacaTTTTTATTAGAATAGTGCAATTTTCAGGTTCGGAGAGCTAAGGAAAGCTGAGAACGCGCTGAACGATGAATTAGAAACTGAGGTATACCGCTGGGCACTGGAGACTCTAGGCATGGCAGTGTTAGGTACTAGACTTGGCTGCCTCGCCGGCGCTGCCCATATACCTACTTTAGAGACaaggtaattatttttaattttaaaacaaaacatatactCAAGAGTAGCTTAAAAGAATGGGTCACCTGACGCACTTTGcaatgttttaaataaatgaaaagtagaAATTTTTACCAACTGATTCGGGCGAGATTCGATTCATAGATCCGCCCGCCTTTTTATCAACTGTGCTTAATCGGGCTAACAGCAAATACTTGcaccatatacagggtgcttcctataacaggagcaataaattaaactaaaggctgtactcctcaaactgaccaacatttgttcagcaacttttaaaaattgtgaatcctttagacttcctctttttcatacaaaataaatattgccttcaatgtacgctgacaccgtgtgtttgacgttgcttgtctcgctttaaacataacatgcaacacattgcgtcttagaataaactttaaggtgtaataaaaatcaaaacatgagttattttcaaattcCTTACTTACCTTCTTATTGTTTTCTAGAAAACCAGAAAAAACCTCAATGGACGACGAAATTCCAGACCTCTGCTCGCTGTCGAAGCGTTGCCCCAACGGTCTCACTCCCGCAGAGGCGCTGGTCCGGTGTACGAGGGAGATAGCTGATGCAGGCTACTTGGTGCGGAGCGAGCATACCCTCAAGACCGAGTCGAAGACGTTTAACAACGCGCTGGAGGCGCTGGACAAGCATTACAGGTGATGATGTGATCATATTTATGATTTACcgacataaaaaaaacaacgggttgcactcagggagtgccggcagaagtgaaaactcaatgactagtgcaaaatgcactatgtgtaattgaggttaacgccatctagcgttagcgttaattacttgaatcCCCTAAGcatatcactgttagtactcgagttatattaataccagttagagcgaaactcactagatggcatttaaatcaataaagaaaaactcaatgacattacatgcacttaacagtttttcatgtacctaatgtcattgagtttgtctttattgatttaaatgccatctaaatcttacggtcacgtgatcgtcttacgctgtctcgagtttaacattttttccccacctcaaaaagtgcacagcgccgctaaagaagttttcacttcaaaaatgtttccGTTCGGTGTCACGAAACTAGGGTAGGTAATGAtgataaaacaatattttacttcCAGCCTATCAGAGCACTTCCTCCTGCAAGCCATGTCTGAGCTGAACAGCACAGACCCTAAGCCAGAACAGGTTCTCCTGAACAAACTGGCCCCTCTGAAGCAGAGGATACTTCCACTCGTTGCTGATGTGCTATTGGCTGGAGTCGATCCTGTAAGTATTTTAGGTACTGAATACTTTGCCCGCAGACATAGTAAAAGAACCCAAAAAAAGTAGATTAAAAAAGAGTCTTAAAATGTATCTCTTGAATACACTATAGGGGAATGTGTTATATACCTATAGAGTATTCATGACATTACCTAGTATTATAACTCCCAATGTAAGCCTATTacttataacataaatttatataagtatagaataatgcgactccacagtcaaacaaatgtagttttgtggagctttgtccttaacaaaaaagttgtaacttttgtgtaataaataactaaaataaaataaataaataaactctttTCTAAACTAGagatgatcatttacaatttcTGTCGCAATTTTGATTTTGAAACTATAAACTCTTGTCTGACTAGAGATTATGTTAAtgattttcgatttttttagCTATTTACGAATTTTCTGTAgtgattttgattttgaaactattattgtgagcctattgtgtcccactgctgggcaaaggcctcccccctcttcttccATTCATCCCGGTTTTGAGCTATATTTTGaaactagttttttttattgtggtgTTCATTGGATAGTAAAAAAGTATACAATACCTCTTCTCAGTTACCATAAAATGGTCACCAATATATGGTACAACAACTTGCTTGCAAATTTCATTACATCGTGATGCATCGCCGActactgccctagtagcacggtcgcatttttatgcCTGTTACGGTCTAACaagtaagtgcaaaagtgacgggcatagtgatagtcgataaaaatggaaccgtgctgagcccgctgaagaACAACCAATTCAATCGCCCGATTAAAAACCGCCATGTATCGAAACTCGTGTACCTGTTCTCGTAACGTCTAAATGGTTCTTTGGTAATCTAAAATGTAATAAGGCTACAACTACTAATTGGTCCCTTGCCATCATtctcttttattttttcaacaGTTGGCCCAATCGGCCCTCGCCATGCTCTACCACCTGTCCCTCAACCCCGCGCGACAGCAACGCGCCCACGACGAGATCTGCTGGTCCGCAGCTTCTCATGAGGCTGGTGCTGGCGTCCAGGAGTTGCCATACCTGGCTGCCTGTGCTAGGGAAGCTATGAGGCTACATCCAGCCACGGGAGGCGTGGTGCGGAGGAGTACGGAGGCTATCAGTGTTGGTGGATACGAAGTGCCTGCTGGGGTAAGTACTAAATCTTTAGAACTAAGGGCTTTTGTAGTGTAGTTTCCTAGGGAAGGTCATCTACATCTTAGAAGGCTGATGTTCAAGTATCTACCTATTATATGTTGGTAGCTTTCAAGTTCCTGATGGagttatataattaaaaaaaaaaacttatcatCCAAGGTTCCAGTTCTTTACGAACTGTGGAATCTTTCAGCGTTAtagttaattacctacctaatttaatttatgttaataacttttaaaaatttcaAAAGGTGAATAGCTGAAAAAATTAttaattcgaaaaaaaaaatcgaaaccAAATATGTTCCTTTAACGCgctttaattaggtacctattccagTTCATAGGGTTGAAAACTATTAGGTACTGCTATTTCATCCTAAATTAGTCTGTAGTAACAAATTTTATTAGGGCTTgaaaagcttttatttattttaatttaaccctACCAAAAATTATAAccctaatttcaaaattaaatggcatttaacaagAAATTAAGGGCCCCATTTAATTTAACAAGTCGTCGTATTTCTGCACAATTTGCGGTGGTGCAATTAAGTTACAAGTACGTGAAATTCAGTTTAAGCGTCCATGAGGCAGTCTTAGAGgttgattcagatttaacatttTGATATGGTTctcatcttgttttgatactacCTTGATTGTAAGAACCAATCAGCGTTAGCGGTTCACGCTTCACGAAATGCAATGAGGAGTTGTCTTATCGAGCATCTCACTTCCACTTATtagtgtatgtatttatttatcaaaaatgtaaaattataaaataacgcacactaataattataaactattaGTGTGCGTTTAGATGCCTGTTAACTATCGtatcaaatcaataaatatcGTATCAAAATGAAATGATAACCGTATCGAATTATTAAAACAGAATCTGACTCCTTAGAGCCATAAAGTGTTCGCTGTTTACTTACTTAATGCATTACTTAGAGACAAAGGCACAACATACGAGTATTTATTTGTTCGGCCTTATTCCTTTGAGATAAAGTTCAAAAATGTGTAGCATCACGGATTTAGCTTGAAACTTTATTGTCTTGAGTTTCCTGAACCGGATAAAGGACTGAGGTGCATAGAAATAATGTATACCTAATGTATGTAAAACGAAGGCAAGCGTAAATTGAACTCGAGCACTGAAGATTGTATTGGCAACAGTGTTGTATTGTGATTTTTACCAATCATTGTTATAAGATATGAACTATCAAACTTCTCATACAATCAAATTTTTACTCGACTACAATGAAGTTGACGAACGGTTTGTTGCAGTCGGCCCttagtaataaattaataatatatgactCCTTTCCATTTACTCGCGAAACACTAAACTTGCCTACAATCAAACTACTGtcattaaaaatgtttaaaataaccTTAAATATTTGATACATCTAAATATTTTCGTCGTAATCGAAATATGGAGCGGATTCGGATATGGAGCGGGAGCGTAGGTCGTTGGCGGCACGAGCGAACATGATCGCACACAGATTTGCACGTTGTTCATCTTTAGTGAAAATAACCCTTTTTAAGGCGTACTGTACTTCTTTCTACACTAGCAATCTGTGGGCTCATTTCACTCAAAAATCGTTTAACTCCCTACGCGTCCAATATAATAACGCGTTCAGGGTGATGTTGCGGCTGCCGCGCCACTGTAGTGCATCGAGCATGTTCGCAGAAGCGCGCACCGATTGCTTTTACGCCACTCTGCGCAAGCGGTGCGCGGCGATGCTCAGCAGAGTGCGCGCCAGCCGCAACAGCGTCCTACTCGTCCTAGCCATGATCGCGGACCGGCTGGACTGCCCCTACATGAATCACTGTATAAGTGTGCACGTACGGGGGCCGTGCCGTgccagtaggtaggtaggtactagcggattaatttaatgtaatttataactaattttaatttaatttttattgtaagtaatgtatataatataatttgtatTGTGTTGTGTAATATTATGTATGGACCATTGTAGTCTGtgagtaaataaatgaattgaattgaattgaattgaaagggCAAAACAGAGCATCATATATAAATGCCCATTTTATCCCCGTCCTATATCGGCCCTTGGTTATGCTCGGACTACTTTATGTCCTTATTgtataatctaaaaaaaattacaggtCGACATAGTCCTCTCACACGGAGTCACCAGCAAATCCGAAAAGCAGTGGGGCAGAGCCAAGGCCTTCATCCCCGAGCGCTGGTGCAGCGAAGGCTGGGAGCCTCTCAAGGCCTCCCGTGCCCATCCCTTGGCCTCCCTCCCCTTCGGCACCAGGTGCCCGGCCTCCGGCCTCGCTGGGCATGTACTGACAGGTCTTGCTACCAGGCTTATGGAGAGGTATAGGCTGGAATGGCACGGGCCGGCCGCGAATATGGTGACTACGGGAGTGAATAAAGTACAGGCGCCGTATTATTTTGTGTTGCAGGATGCACATTAGCTGCACCCCTGCACCACTTATAAATAATCCTTGAAAACGAGCAGTCAAATTTAATTGTAAACAGATTTAAAATGTTGACATTGTAACTAAACTACCTATTTAAAGGTAATCGACAACATGACgaattatttactatttacttaGTCCATACATTTGCAACTAAGCAAAATTTTCACTAACTTATAGTTTGATAGAATCAATTCTAAGTACAAGGAAAAGAAAGCGGGTACCTACACGCTTTCTTTTCCTACCTAAGTGTAAAAAAGTTCAGTTTGGGCAAGAGAAAACATGCATGGAACTTTCATGCATGCTATTCCGAGCAAAATAAACTACCTATATTCATCTTACCCCACCTGAACTTATACTTATTAATACTACAAAATGAAATTAGAAAACATTTTACGTGCATAACTAAGCCGCCTTTATATTCTATGTTccttaaatttaagattaattacttacttaccttactatcttaacttaaaataaatagtaattcATAAATGTGtagttgtttaatttttaatgattaCTTACAAACTTACCCCTAATTTCTGGAACAAAGGATGACAAAATCCATTGAAGTTgcttaattaaaacattcatctCTGAAGATTCAGGTTAGTCTGGTCTGAGTTCATTATTTAGCTCTAAAGTTTGACTAAGACTAGTAAGACTGCATTTCCATTTGCAAGACAACTTCGGTGACAAATGCCGGCCAGCGGAAAGGGggaggaggggggggggggggggtagatAAAGACCAAACGTGTGCGAGTCACGACTGTCACGAGCGAAGTGTCtctgtttcagcttgggcaaaaattatTTCATATCAACTTAATCTGTCGATTGGCTAGCTATTCTTCTCTAAAGGACATTGAAACATATGTTACTACATACTTCAACAATTCAAATAGACTGGTAGCCACATTtttctcttcaatgtctgcatTCCACAATATTAATCTTCTATCAAAGAAGCCGTTTGCCAACCTGCCTATTCTTATAAGACTACCTGATTACCGCCATTATCTTGACACGGACAAAGTATCGACCATTTGAAATCGAAAGGTTCTAGTGCATTACTACGAGTATACTTAATTTGAGACCAAGAAAAATGGGGCAATACGTCTTTTTGAAAAGTAAGTGGGTCGTTAGGGAAAATAAAAGTTTCTTAGTGTTTCAGGGTTGATGTGAGTGTTATGTTGCTCATTCTAACTTTGTAAGTACTTGCTTTGGTCTAACTTCTTTATAACTCACAAAGATTTGACGATATAGGAATACGCAAAATAGGCCAGTCGTCTAATTGCGGAAACCTGCCTGtgctacaataaaatatataggaCCATTAGGAACATCAAAATTAAATGCCTATTTATGGTATTTTGTGACACTaagtatatcttatacctttaaacgagcaattcttgtatatttatatattttgggggatctcggaaacagctctaacgatttcgatgaaatttgctatatggttacaggtgcgaaaaatcgatctcgctaggtcttatctttgggaaaaggcgaaattttgagtttttatatgttttccgagcaaaccgagctttcagatatttatgactagctgttgcccgcgacttcgtatgcgtggatttgtatattggttgttatatattctacattagcttagaacattatgcagcaagagattgcggtaggacggttaatcatttcttaattattaatattatacaacgcatgagacttttctttcacaacctacgaagtttcaagcccctaactgaataaaattgtcctcgatgtaatccctctaaacccccttagattttcatgtcctctttttaataaaacctactacctaactacctatttacgaagtttcaagttcctagctttaaataaaatttgcaccctaagacgcactttcatcccctttttaacccccttaggggttgaatttccaaaaacgttgcaattactttttttgtaatcggctattatgcctttctaaaaagtttcaaagcatttgtaatggattcaaactttcaacccctgtttaaccctgttaggggatgaattttacaaaacgctgaaatcacttttcctgtattttaataatatcccgaaatacaaagattcaagtcccgcgttcgaaaaaatgtttgatatccatacaaactttcaacccctttttcaccactttaggggatgaatattcaaaaacgctgaaatgagttttcttgtattttaataacatatatttttacgaagtttcaagttcctcgcttaaaataaaatttgagctccatacaaattttcaacccctttttaaccctgttaggggatgaattttacaaaacgctgaaataacttttcctgtcttctaataatatccccaaatacaaagattcaagtcccgcactctcaaaaatatttgatatccgtacaaattttcaatcccatgttttaccaccttgggggatgaatttttaaaaacgctgaaatttgttttcttgtatcttaatttaatacctttttgcaaagtttcaagttcctagcttaaaataaaatttgcaccctaagactaactttcatcccctttttaacccccttaggggttgaatttccaaaaacgttgcaattactttttttgtaatcggctattatgcctttctaagaagtttcaaagcatttgtaatggattcaaactttcaacccctgtttaaccctgttaggggatgaattttacaaaacgctgaaattacttttcctgttttttaataatatccccaaatacaaagattcaagtcctgcgttcgaaaaaatgtttgatatccttacaaactttcaacccctttttcaccactttaggggatgaatattcaaaaacgctgaaattagttttcttgtatttcaataacatatatttttacgaagtttcaagttcctagcttaaaataaaatttgaactccatacaaactttcaacccctttttaaccctgttaggggattaattttacaaaacactgaaataacttgtcctgtcttctaataatatcatcaaatacaaagattctagtcccgtactctcaaaaatatttgatatccgtacaaattttcaaccccatgttttaccaccttgggggatgaatttttaaaaacgctgaaatttgttttcttgtatcttaatttaatacctttttgcaaagtttcaagttcctagcttaaaataaaatttgcaccctatgacgaactttcatcccctttttaacccccttaggggttgaatttctaaaaacgttgcaattactttttttgtaatcggctattatgcctttctaagaagtttcaaagcatttgtaatggattcaaactttcaacccctgtttaaccctgttaggggatgaattttacaaaacgctgaaattacttttcctgtattttaataatatccccaaatacaaagattcaagtcccgcactctcaaaattatttgatctccgtacaaattttcaaccccttttttaccaccttgggggatgaatttttaaaaacgctgaaattagttttcttgttttttaatttaatacctttttacgaagtttcaatgtcctagcttaaaataaaatttgcaccccaggacaaagtttcatccccttttttacccccttaggggttgaattacctaaaacgtcgcaattacttttttttgttatcggctattatgcctttctaagaagtttcaaagcatttgtaatggattcaaactttcaacccctttttaaccctgttaggggatgaattttcaaaaacgctgaaattacttttcccgtcttgtaataatatccccatatacaaagtttcaagtccaacactaacaaaaatatttgatctccatacaaactttcaacccctttttcaccaccttgggggatgaattttcgaaaacgcagaaattagttttcttgttttttaatatagtacatttttacaaagtttcaaattcctagcttaaaataaaacttgcaccccatacaacctttcatcccctttttaacccccttaggggttgaatttttcaaaatcgcttcttatctcttgtacactttataaattcaacctagtgtgcaaatttcaactttctagcttttgtagtttcggctctgcgttgatgaatcagtcagtcagtcagtcagtcagtcagtcaggacacttgcatttatatatatagataatttcAGTGTACCTATCATAAGCCTAGCCTAGTGCCTGTGATAAGGTATTTTGATCATGAATTACTTTTGGTGCTAACAGTATAACTTAAGGTGCATTTAAGCGACCTAGTGTTTAATAGAACAGACTAATTCCTATAGTTGACAGCCAGTTTGGCGCCTCTATTGCTTGGAATTAAGATTGAAGGTGGCAACTATTGGGGCAGTGTCCAACACTGtgacatttaggtacctacgttatgTTGATTAAAATCGCATTTACAAGAAGGAACGTTTTTTCATTTAACTTAGGTAAATATTTGATGTAAAATCTCCCCTAAGCTTCCTGTCGCTTAATCTTGGCTCATTTCTGTGAGATTTGTAAAACGtataaagtaggtaatttaaggcgtcttttacaaaaaaatatctgCAAAACAGACATTTAAAATGAAGTCATCAACTCACAGCAAATCATCTTATACAATCCCTGGAGATAAATACGATTTCGCATCGGACATTTGACtttttacttttcttgagagAAAATTCGTCAAGTTATGAGTGGTGTTAGCgaaattacttattttgttttagcCTGTTTCATTCCGTAATCGCTGCTTGAGACAGGATTCAAGCGTCAGCTGAATACTTACAGGATTTCTTGAATTTTAATAagtggttcttactgactgacaagttcTATTAGTAAGTTCTATTCTATGGTCTGGACCGGTGTTGTATTCGAGACCTAGATTATTCTAGGACTTTGAGAGACTGTAGCATAACCGTTCTGGAGCTCATGATGCCTAAATTAATGCGGTATGACCTAGATGCCTATATTAGTACGAACATATATAATGCATTAATTGCGACTACTGCGACTGAAAATTCGATATTCTTACTTAGAATAGATTATTCAATTTTACGCGGTTATCGCACTGATGCGCGTCCAGACACCGCTCCTATGAGTGAGCAAGACACGATTATGGACGTTTATAACGATGTCCCACTCGCACACGGAGCGACCTGCGGATCCACCTCTAATGTAACGCCTTAAATATAATTTCAGCAAATTCATCCGCCCTTCATGAACGAGTGAAATATCTATGACGTTGATTTATATCACTCATGCTCGTCATAATAGGTACGTGTCCCACAGATGTCCTGGCATTAGTCGCTAATGGCG comes from the Cydia amplana chromosome 12, ilCydAmpl1.1, whole genome shotgun sequence genome and includes:
- the LOC134652817 gene encoding probable cytochrome P450 49a1 isoform X2 — its product is MLRHSAHDLPRIGNFHHSVGLGLLEGLQSRYGDLVRLAKASRTRPVLYVFHPELMREVYESCSTEPPQWTRSPLQAHRTSAGCPFHGDETKAIWASIGALLEDPALLKNFEKAFDGIAVDATRRFGELRKAENALNDELETEVYRWALETLGMAVLGTRLGCLAGAAHIPTLETRKPEKTSMDDEIPDLCSLSKRCPNGLTPAEALVRCTREIADAGYLVRSEHTLKTESKTFNNALEALDKHYSLSEHFLLQAMSELNSTDPKPEQVLLNKLAPLKQRILPLVADVLLAGVDPLAQSALAMLYHLSLNPARQQRAHDEICWSAASHEAGAGVQELPYLAACAREAMRLHPATGGVVRRSTEAISVGGYEVPAGVDIVLSHGVTSKSEKQWGRAKAFIPERWCSEGWEPLKASRAHPLASLPFGTRCPASGLAGHVLTGLATRLMERYRLEWHGPAANMVTTGVNKVQAPYYFVLQDAH
- the LOC134652817 gene encoding probable cytochrome P450 49a1 isoform X1, with the translated sequence MAKSTVLFRQCIIPRQSRSVSTTSSRRTSTSPQRRSAAAPSPATSLKPFHEIPGPLALPMLRHSAHVLPRIGNFHHSVGLGLLEGLQSRYGDLVRLAKASRTRPVLYVFHPELMREVYESCSTEPPQWTRSPLQAHRTSAGCPFHGDETKAIWASIGALLEDPALLKNFEKAFDGIAVDATRRFGELRKAENALNDELETEVYRWALETLGMAVLGTRLGCLAGAAHIPTLETRKPEKTSMDDEIPDLCSLSKRCPNGLTPAEALVRCTREIADAGYLVRSEHTLKTESKTFNNALEALDKHYSLSEHFLLQAMSELNSTDPKPEQVLLNKLAPLKQRILPLVADVLLAGVDPLAQSALAMLYHLSLNPARQQRAHDEICWSAASHEAGAGVQELPYLAACAREAMRLHPATGGVVRRSTEAISVGGYEVPAGVDIVLSHGVTSKSEKQWGRAKAFIPERWCSEGWEPLKASRAHPLASLPFGTRCPASGLAGHVLTGLATRLMERYRLEWHGPAANMVTTGVNKVQAPYYFVLQDAH